From the genome of Desmodus rotundus isolate HL8 chromosome 2, HLdesRot8A.1, whole genome shotgun sequence, one region includes:
- the FBXO40 gene encoding F-box only protein 40 yields the protein MGRARRPPPGQHRHCETCFSRHCHVPVEPNVSCVMMSCHLSCGAAFHMCKEAEHELLCPLEQVPCLNSEYGCPLSMSRHKLAKHLQVCPASVVCCSMEWNRWPNVDSETILHENIMKEIPNEECLDTALALQDQKVLFRSLKMTELFPETREPTEEEPALNGEASWEEMGGAVGGANFAGLVPHSSLSATKGEMAELSQEEREVLAKTKEGMDLTKFSKWENIFSKENAASALTNSSASCESKNSDGPGKEQISNGNHVVGEDTAKGKEAQENQKQQDCHAAVETTGLAPWQDGVLERLKTAVDVKDYNMYLVHNGRMLIHFGQMPACTPKEKDFVYGKLEAQEVKTVYTFKVPVSYCGKRARIGDAMLSCKPSEHKAVDTSDLGITVEDLPKSDLIKTTLLCALERELKGHVISESRSIDGLFMDFATQTYSFEPEQFSSGTVLADLLTTSNPEGLHVELHSECVTRRHNKSSSAFTFTCNKFFRRDEFPLHFKNVHTDIQSCLDGWFQHRCPLAYLGCTFIQNHFRPPGQKAKVIYSQELETFAIKPEVASELNEERKNHHLLGHGGKSQNSLTSLPLEVLQYIAGFLDSISLSQLSQVSVLMRNICATLLQERGMVLLQWKKKRYSHGGTSWRVHKKIWQFSSLFSKINNWEFNEVTSMSEHLKTCPFNIVEHKIDPILLTSMCQPREQARESLVATFRARPQGRQAK from the exons ATG ggcagggcacgcAGGCCCCCACCTGGGCAGCACAGGCATTGTGAGACATGCTTCAGCCGTCACTGCCATGTTCCTGTGGAGCCCAATGTCTCCTGCGTAATGATGAGCTGCCACCTGTCCTGTGGCGCCGCCTTTCACATGTGCAAAGAGGCGGAGCATGAGCTCCTGTGCCCTTTAGAGCAGGTTCCGTGCCTCAACTCCGAATACGGCTGCCCCCTTTCCATGTCCCGCCACAAGCTGGCCAAGCATCTGCAAGTGTGCCCTGCCAGCGTGGTCTGCTGCTCCATGGAGTGGAACCGCTGGCCCAATGTGGACTCAGAAACAATCCTTCATGAGAACATCATGAAAGAGATCCCCAATGAGGAGTGTTTGGACACAGCCCTGGCCCTCCAGGACCAGAAGGTCCTTTTCAGATCTTTGAAAATGACAGAACTTTTCCCAGAAACTAGAGAGCCCACTGAGGAGGAACCAGCTCTGAATGGAGAAGCCAGCTGGGAGGAGATGGGAGGAGCAGTGGGCGGGGCGAATTTTGCTGGTTTAGTACCACATAGCTCTCTGTCAGCCACTAAAGGAGAGATGGCAGAGCTGAGTCAAGAAGAACGTGAGGTGTTGGCCAAAACCAAAGAAGGGATGGACTTGACCAAGTTTAGCAagtgggaaaatattttcagcaaaGAGAACGCGGCCTCTGCTTTAACAAACTCTTCAGCGAGCTGTGAGAGCAAGAATAGTGATGGCCCAGGGAAAGAACAGATTTCCAACGGCAATCACGTGGTGGGGGAAGACACTGCCAAAGGGAAAGAAGCACAGGAAAACCAGAAACAGCAGGACTGTCATGCAGCTGTGGAAACAACAGGGCTTGCCCCTTGGCAGGATGGTGTTCTGGAAAGACTGAAAACAGCTGTGGATGTAAAGGACTATAATATGTACCTGGTGCACAACGGAAGGATGCTAATCCACTTTGGTCAAATGCCAGCTTGTACGCCTAAGGAAAAGGACTTTGTTTATGGCAAACTTGAGGCTCAGGAAGTGAAGACTGTTTACACCTTCAAAGTTCCTGTGAGCTACTGTGGGAAGCGGGCTCGCATTGGTGATGCCATGTTGAGTTGTAAGCCAAGTGAACACAAGGCAGTAGACACTTCAGATTTAGGGATCACTGTGGAGGACCTGCCCAAATCAGATCTCATCAAGACCACCCTCCTGTGTGCTTTGGAAAGAGAACTCAAAGGTCACGTCATCTCTGAATCCAGGAGCATTGATGGGCTGTTCATGGATTTTGCTACTCAGACATACAGTTTTGAGCCAGAACAGTTTTCCTCTGGAACAGTGCTGGCTGACCTCCTCACCACTTCCAACCCAGAGGGGCTCCATGTGGAACTCCACAGTGAGTGTGTGACCAGGAGACACAACAAGAGCAGCTCTGCCTTCACTTTCACTTGCAACAAATTCTTCAGGAGGGATGAATTCCCTCTGCATTTCAAGAATGTCCACACAGACATTCAGTCATGTCTCGACGGCTGGTTCCAGCACCGCTGCCCCCTCGCCTACTTGGGATGTACATTTATTCAAAACCATTTCCGTCCCCCAGGGCAAAAGGCAAAAGTGATCTACAGTCAAGAGCTCGAGACCTTTGCCATCAAGCCAGAGGTTGCATCAGAGCTGAATGAGGAAAGGAAGAACCACCATCTCTTGGGCCATGGAGGAAAAAGCCAGAATTCTCTAACCAGCCTGCCCTTGGAGGTTTTGCAGTACATTGCTGGGTTCTTGGACAGCATCAGCCTGTCCCAGCTCTCCCAGGTGTCTGTACTGATGAGGAATATCTGTGCCACCTTGTTACAGGAAAGAGGGATGGTCCTCCTgcaatggaagaagaagaggtaTTCCCATGGAGGTACCTCCTGGAGAGTCCACAAGAAG ATCTGGCAATTCAGCAgcctcttctctaaaatcaacaactGGGAATTTAATGAAGTCACTTCCATGTCTGAGCACCTGAAGACCTGTCCTTTCAACATTGTGGAGCACAAGATTGACCCAATTCTTTTGACCAGCATGTGTCAGCCCCGTGAGCAGGCCCGAGAGAGCTTAGTCGCCACCTTTA